One segment of Arvicanthis niloticus isolate mArvNil1 chromosome 5, mArvNil1.pat.X, whole genome shotgun sequence DNA contains the following:
- the Rnf186 gene encoding E3 ubiquitin-protein ligase RNF186: MPDICCQQVPAESRKETGSVPTGPELMQVLAAPADTPSGCPCAAPADTPCGCPCAEQPHPSNSIPTMSCTEAPQPISAGATTTSTIIALGPTGRLSISVEGDLECLVCREPYNCARSPKLLSCQHTFCAVCLKLLLCVQEDTWSIPCPLCRKVTAVPGGLICSLRDQEAMVGRLPCPEVRLCPQRLVGSAASAARPANWTGEDEQDVVSVNRVAARRLAVHLLLLALLIVLILPFIYPGVIRWVLAFVIALALLMSTLFCCHPQSQSSNWPCPRTLFCRQQKQTQITSIA; the protein is encoded by the coding sequence ATGCCAGACATCTGCTGTCAGCAGGTACCCgcagagagcagaaaggagaCTGGAAGTGTCCCCACAGGGCCGGAACTCATGCAAGTCCTGGCAGCTCCAGCGGACACCCCATCCGGGTGCCCCTGTGCAGCTCCAGCGGACACCCCATGCGGATGCCCCTGCGCGGAACAGCCTCATCCCTCTAACTCCATCCCCACAATGTCCTGCACTGAGGCCCCACAGCCTATCTCAGCGGGTGCCACCACCACAAGCACCATCATTGCCTTGGGGCCCACTGGGCGTCTCAGTATCTCTGTGGAGGGTGACCTGGAATGCTTGGTGTGCCGAGAGCCCTACAACTGTGCCCGGTCCCCCAAGCTGCTTAGCTGTCAGCATACCTTCTGTGCTGTATGTCTGAAGCTTCTGCTATGTGTGCAGGAAGACACCTGGTCCATCCCCTGTCCACTGTGCCGAAAGGTCACTGCCGTCCCGGGAGGCCTCATCTGCAGTCTACGAGACCAGGAGGCGATGGTGGGGCGTCTGCCATGCCCAGAGGTGCGCCTATGTCCCCAGAGGCTAGTGGGTTCTGCTGCTTCAGCAGCTCGGCCAGCCAACTGGACAGGAGAAGATGAACAGGACGTAGTGAGTGTCAACCGTGTCGCTGCCCGGCGCCTGGCTGTACATCTGCTTTTGTTGGCTCTTCTCATTGTTCTTATCCTGCCTTTCATCTACCCCGGCGTCATCCGGTGGGTGCTGGCCTTTGTCATTGCCCTGGCGCTCCTGATGTCCACCCTATTCTGCTGTCACCCACAGAGCCAGAGTAGCAACTGGCCTTGCCCCCGGACTCTGTTCTGCAGACAGCAAAAGCAAACCCAGATCACTTCTATTGCCTGA